A DNA window from Canis lupus familiaris isolate Mischka breed German Shepherd chromosome 10, alternate assembly UU_Cfam_GSD_1.0, whole genome shotgun sequence contains the following coding sequences:
- the PROKR1 gene encoding prokineticin receptor 1, with protein MEVAAGLAEESAPNTSAYFPSVPAPHGAHAASFPFNFSYGDYDLPSGEEEDVTNSRTFFAAKIVIGVALVAIMLVCGVGNLVFIAALARHRKLRNLTNLLIANLAVSDFLVAVVCCPFEMDYYVVRQLSWEHGHVTCASVNYLRTVSLYVSTNALLAIAIDRYLAIVHPLRPRMKYQTATGLIALVWLVSILIAIPAAYFTTETVLVIVKSQEKIFCGQIWPVDQQIYYKSYFLFIFGIEFVGPVVTMTLCYARISRELWFKAVPGVQTEQIRKRLRCRRKTVLVLMCVLTAYVLCWAPFYGFTIVRDFFPTVFVKEKHYLTAFYVVECIAMSNSMINTLCFVTVKNNTIKCFKKIMLLHWKASHSASKSSADLDLKTTGVPATEEVDCVRLK; from the exons ATGGAGGTCGCCGCGGGGCTCGCCGAGGAGTCGGCCCCCAACACGTCCGCCTACTTCCCCTCCGTGCCTGCGCCCCACGGGGCCCACGCCGCGTCCTTCCCATTCAACTTCAGCTACGGCGACTACGACCTGCCCTCGGGTGAAGAGGAGGACGTGACCAACTCCCGGACTTTCTTCGCCGCCAAGATCGTCATCGGCGTGGCCCTCGTGGCCATCATGTTGGTGTGCGGCGTTGGCAACCTGGTCTTCATCGCCGCCCTGGCCCGCCACAGGAAGCTGCGGAACCTAACCAACCTGCTCATCGCCAACCTGGCCGTCTCCGACTTCCTGGTGGCCGTGGTCTGCTGCCCCTTTGAGATGGACTACTACGTGGTGCGCCAGCTGTCCTGGGAGCACGGCCACGTCACGTGCGCCTCCGTCAACTACCTGCGCACTGTCTCGCTCTATGTCTCCACCAATGCCCTGCTGGCCATCGCCATCGACAG ATACCTGGCCATTGTCCACCCGCTGAGACCCAGGATGAAGTATCAAACGGCCACGGGCTTGATCGCCTTGGTGTGGTTGGTGTCCATCCTCATCGCCATCCCTGCCGCCTACTTCACCACCGAGACGGTCCTCGTCATTGTCAAGAGCCAGGAGAAGATCTTCTGCGGCCAGATCTGGCCGGTGGACCAGCAGATCTACTACAAGTCCTACTTCCTCTTCATCTTCGGCATCGAGTTCGTGGGCCCGGTGGTCACCATGACCCTGTGCTACGCCAGGATCTCCCGGGAGCTGTGGTTCAAGGCGGTGCCAGGTGTCCAGACCGAGCAGATCCGGAAGCGGCTGCGCTGCCGCAGGAAGACGGTGCTGGTGCTCATGTGCGTCCTCACGGCCTACGTGCTGTGCTGGGCGCCCTTCTACGGCTTCACCATCGTGCGCGACTTCTTCCCCACCGTGTTCGTCAAGGAGAAGCACTACCTCACGGCCTTCTACGTCGTCGAGTGCATCGCCATGAGCAACAGCATGATCAACACCCTGTGCTTCGTGACCGTCAAGAACAACACCATCAAGTGCTTCAAGAAGATCATGCTGCTCCATTGGAAGGCTTCTCACAGCGCCAGTAAGTCCAGCGCCGACCTGGATCTTAAAACCACAGGCGTGCCTGCCACCGAAGAGGTGGACTGCGTCAGACTGAAGTAA